A window of Chitinophaga sp. MM2321 contains these coding sequences:
- a CDS encoding alpha-L-fucosidase: protein MINRLLLLAGLLIACCAQAQVLPNARQAAWQQASLGVVFHYDLHIFDKEKYNQTTNRITPVADYNIFNPAALNTDQWVKAAKDAGARFAILTVTHETGFALYQSDVNPYCLKALKWKDGKGDIVADFVASCRKYGIEPGLYIGIRWNAFLGVHDFKVQGGDSLFRQQRQQYYNRLCEGMVKELCTRYGKLFEIWFDGGASDPALGAPDVLPIVQQYQPDCLFYWNAQLSDARWGGSETGTVGYPCWSTFPYPSMLTDRYPAISTNNFYLAKHGDENGKYWVPAMADAPLRGYNGRHEWFWEPGDEAHIYPLSDLVDMYYRSVGRNSTLILGITPDTTGLVPAPDVARLKDFGDEIKKRFDAPLKETKGTGKVMDLVFSTTQPINQVTISEDITKGERVRSYTVQAKVKGRWKNICTGTAIGNMRIQTFPAVTASALRLQIVTSTDKPVIQSFRAYLVDDSSLKINTDKD, encoded by the coding sequence ATGATCAACAGGCTTTTATTACTTGCCGGGCTGCTTATTGCCTGCTGTGCGCAGGCGCAGGTATTACCCAATGCCAGACAGGCAGCCTGGCAACAAGCATCACTCGGCGTCGTATTTCATTACGATCTGCATATTTTTGATAAAGAAAAATATAATCAGACAACAAACAGGATTACACCGGTAGCTGATTATAATATTTTTAATCCTGCTGCGCTGAATACAGATCAGTGGGTGAAAGCAGCCAAAGATGCCGGTGCACGTTTCGCTATACTGACCGTTACACACGAAACAGGTTTTGCATTATACCAGTCTGATGTAAACCCCTATTGCCTGAAAGCCTTAAAATGGAAAGACGGCAAAGGTGACATCGTAGCTGATTTCGTGGCTTCCTGCCGGAAGTACGGCATTGAGCCGGGCTTGTATATCGGCATCCGCTGGAATGCTTTTTTAGGCGTGCATGATTTTAAAGTACAGGGTGGCGACAGCCTGTTCCGGCAGCAACGGCAACAGTATTACAACCGGCTTTGTGAAGGGATGGTGAAAGAACTGTGTACCCGTTACGGCAAATTATTTGAGATATGGTTTGATGGCGGCGCTTCAGACCCTGCACTGGGCGCTCCCGACGTACTGCCCATTGTGCAGCAATACCAGCCAGATTGTTTATTTTACTGGAATGCACAACTGTCTGATGCCAGGTGGGGTGGTTCTGAAACCGGTACAGTAGGTTATCCCTGCTGGTCTACCTTCCCTTATCCGAGTATGCTCACAGACCGGTATCCTGCCATCAGTACCAACAATTTTTACCTCGCAAAACATGGTGATGAAAACGGTAAATACTGGGTACCGGCCATGGCAGATGCACCGCTGCGGGGCTACAATGGCCGCCACGAGTGGTTCTGGGAGCCTGGTGACGAAGCGCATATCTATCCTTTATCAGACCTGGTGGATATGTACTACCGGTCAGTTGGACGCAATTCCACCCTGATACTGGGTATTACACCTGATACCACGGGCCTGGTCCCTGCTCCGGACGTTGCGCGTTTAAAAGATTTCGGCGACGAAATAAAAAAACGTTTTGATGCGCCTTTAAAAGAAACAAAAGGAACCGGCAAAGTGATGGACCTGGTTTTTTCCACAACGCAACCCATAAACCAGGTAACGATCAGTGAAGATATTACCAAAGGAGAACGCGTACGGTCTTATACCGTACAGGCAAAAGTGAAAGGTCGCTGGAAAAATATCTGTACAGGAACAGCGATAGGAAATATGCGGATACAAACTTTTCCTGCAGTAACTGCCAGCGCCCTCCGGTTGCAGATAGTCACCAGCACGGACAAGCCGGTCATTCAATCTTTCAGGGCCTATCTTGTTGATGATAGCAGCCTAAAAATCAATACTGACAAAGATTAG